The Paraflavitalea devenefica genomic interval TGGAAAAAGCAACCGGCAAACTGGCCAATGCAAAATTTGATGAAGCGGTAGCCAGCCTTCAGAGCACCATGGCCAAACTGGAAGCCACAGTTGATAAAGTGAACAGCAACCAAAGCTCACTGGGCGCACTGTTAAATGATCGCAAATTGTACGACCAGCTATTACAAACCAATCGTAGTTTGACTACCTTGCTCGACGACCTGCGGATGCATCCAAAACGCTATGTAAACATCTCTGTATTTGGAAAGAAAGACAAAAAAGGTCCGCTCATGTCACCTATATATGATTCTACTTCTACGAAACAAGGAAACCAGTAAGATGTTAAGGGTTATCGGTTTGCTCGTATTACTGGCATTTGTGTGCTCAGGCATTACTGCACAGGTAACACCTGTAACGCCGACTCCTGCACAGGATACAGGCAGCAAAAGAATGGTAGAGATCATCCATGCCGATGTTATACGGACAGAAATAAAAGATTCTGTCACAGAACTGAAAACGCTGGCGGGTAAAGTACACCTGGTCCAGGGCAAAACACACTTCTTCTGCGACAGTGCCATCATCAACAGTTACACCAAAATAGTAGAGGCCTTTGGCCATATCCATATCAACGATGCCGACAGTGTGCATACCTACAGTGATTACCTCATCTACTACTCGAACACCAAAATGGCAACGCTGAAAAAGAATGCCAAACTTACTGACGGTAAAACGACGCTGCTAACGGATGAGCTGCACTATGACGTCAACCAGAAAATAGGCGAATACTTTAATGGCGGGCGGGTACTTAACAACAAATCTGTACTTACCAGCAAGGAAGCCACCTATTACGGCGAACTGAAAGACGTTTACTTCAAGAAAGATGTAGTACTCACCGATCCCCAGTACCTCCTCAAATCAGATTCACTGCTCTACAATACCACCACTGAAATTGCCACTTTTATTACACAGACCTACATTGAAGACAGTGCGAAAAGAAAGATCACTACGAAGGAAGGATATTATGACCTGAAGAAGGGCAGTGCCACCCTGGGCAAGCGCCCCATCATTGAAGACACCAAGGCAAGAACAAAAACGATTGCCGATATTGTGGAAACGGACGACTCCACCGGCATTACCACACTCATCGGGCGGGCAGTGCATATAGACAGTGCGCAGGGAGTTTCTTTGCTGGCCAACTTTATACGGACCAACAAAAAGGAAGAAACGCTTTTTGCTACCCAGCATCCGCTCATGATCATCAAGCAGGACAATGATTCTATTTATGTAACAGCCGACACCCTCTTCTCCGGCAGGTTAAGTAAACTGAAAGCGTTGCAGGATTCCCTCGCCAGTAAAGACTCGCTTGCAGGCAAGGATACGCTCCTCACCAGGAGTCAAACCGATACCATCAGGAGAGCTGTCACCATCAATATCCAGGACAAGAACAAGAACGATAGTGCCGACCGTTACTTCCAGGGTTATCACCACGTACGTATCTATTCCGATTCCCTGCAGGCAGTGGCCGATAGTATGTTCTATTCAGGCGCCGACTCCATATTCAAGCTGTTCACAGATCCCGTTGCCTGGGCCAATGACAGCCAGATCACCGGCGATACTATGTACCTCTATACAAAGAACAAGAAGCCGGAAAGGCTCTTTGTATTTGAAAATGGCTTTGCGATTAACAAAGCCGGCAAGGACATGTTTAACCAGCTCAGGGGCAACCGGCTGAACGGTTACTTTGTTGATGGCAATATTGATTACATGCGCGCCAAAGGCAATGCGGAAAGTGTGTTCTATGCAATGGATGAAGACAGCGCGCTGGTAGGCATCAACAAAGCATCGGGAGACATCATAGACCTGCGTTTTGTGAACAAAGAGCTCAACAAAGTAGTCATCATCAGCGATCCCAAGGGAACCATGTTTCCCGCCAAACAGGCCACCGAACAGGATAAAGTACTCCGCAGCTTCAAATGGCTGGAAGCCCGCAGACCCAAGACAAAGTTTGAACTATTCGGAAACTAATTACAACAACTTTAACACCCCCTCTTTAATACTCCGGCACCATTTTTCGTTCATAACTATCAAACCGGACGGAATATGAAACGCCTCACGTTGTTCTTTACAGTAACAGCTTTGCTTATTGTTATCAGTCAGCAATCATCAGCACAGGCTGCACCGGATTACAGGCTGGGACTGGGCATACGGCTCAGTAACTCCACGCCAACACTCAACAACTCTTTTAGTGGCAAATACTTCATTACAGACCGCAGTGCCGTAGAAGGTCTCGTATCATTCGGCAGCCGCTTTGGCTTGGGCGCCCTGCTGGAGATACACCAGCCCTTTGCTTCAGCGCCTGGACTACGCTGGTTCTATGGTGCAGGCGCCTATGTAGGCTGGCAGGATAGTGAAACCTACCTGGGCCCTACTGGTATATTGGGCCTCGATTATAAATTTGCCAATGCGCCCATCAACCTGTCACTCGATTGGAAACCGGAACTGGACATCATACCCGATATCAACTTCGTTCCGGATGCCTTTGCACTCACGGTACGCTTCACCTTGAAATAACAGCTCGTAGCCACGCTGCGAAGCTTGTACTTGCTCTGCGAGGGCTTGCAGCCTCGCAGCCCTATTCCGTTGCCTTTGGCAACACTTTCTTCAAACCGCACAACTGTTCTCTGTGGCATCAGCAGCCACCTTCCACCTAATCCTCAAAATCCGTTAATCCCAGTTCAGACATCTACGCAATCGTTTGCCCCATGCAGGAATATGCACATTCATGCAGGAATTAAAGCCTTTTAATAACTTTTCTATCCACTTTATGTCAATTTATGCAACAATCTGCCTAATTTGAGGGCATTAACCAGGCTATATGCTTAAAAAAGAACGACAAGCTTACATACTCCGGCAAGTAAACCTGCATAATAAAGTATTGTCTTCCACCCTGAGCTCAGAGATCCATGTATCGGAAGATACCATTCGCAGAGACCTGCATGAACTGGCAGAAGACGGTAGGATCATCAAAGTACATGGCGGCGCCCTCTCCCACTCTTTTCATGATGTGTACAACCCCTCCGGCCATATTTACCTGCACGATCATAAAAAAGTAATTGCTGAAAAAGCAGCCGCCCTCATTGAGGATGGCATGTATGTATTAACCAGTGGCGGTTCTACCATCCTGGAGCTGGCCCGGGTATTGCCCCCGCAGCTCAGGGCCACCTTTGTATCAGGCAGCCTGCCTGCCATCGTGGAGTACCTCCACCATCCCAACATAGAGGTCATTGTCATCGGCGATAAAATATCCAGGAATGGCCGCATCACCGTAGGCGGTGATGCCATTTCCAAAATTGGCCATATCCGCGCCGACCTCTGTTTCCTCGGTGTGGATGCCATCCACGTACAGCACGGCGTTACCGACAGCGACTGGGATGTGGTGCAGCTTAAAAAGGCCATGATCGAATCGTCGCAGAAGGTCGTATGCCTCAGCATTGCTGAAAAGACCAATGCCGTAAAACCGGTCCATGTGTGCCCCGTAGGCAGCATTCATACCCTGATCACTGAACTGCCACCGGGTGATCCTTTATTACAGCCCTATGTCAATGCAGGCATAGAGGTATTATAAATCAGCATTTGTTCATAGCATTCATACTCATCCGTACCCTTATCCTTCCCGTTCCCTGCATCAACCAGGCTCCATACACTTTAAATAACAATTTATGAGATCTACTAAACTACTAATGTTGCTTGTACTGCTTTGCCTTACCGGCTTTGCGTATGGGCAAACCATCACCGGGGAGATCATCGACAAATCCAGCCGGTCGCCCATCTCTGCTGCTACCATTACCGGCAGCAAAAGCAAAAAGTCGGCTGTAACCGATGCCAATGGGAAATTCACCATTGAACTGAGTGGCGATAAAAGCATAGAAGTATCCCATGTAGGATACACCACGCAAACAGTAGGCATCACCACTGCCTCCAATTACAATATTGAACTGGAGGCATCCAACTCTTCCCTTGACCAGGTAGTGGTAGTAGCGTATGGTTCCCAGAAAAAAGCCAACCTCACCGGTGCCGTTACTACGGTAGATGTTTCAAAGACCATGCAAAGCAGACCGGTCAACGATCCTGCCAAAGCCTTGCAGGGCGTGGTTCCCGGTTTAACCATCACCTATAGCAACGGTGGACTTACAGCAGGTCCTGGTATCAACATCCGGGGTATTGGCTCCGTCAGCGGCAGCAGTAAGCCACTCATCATGGTGGATAATGTGGAAACACCCGACCTGTCTATCATCAATCCCAATGATATTGAGAGCGTATCTGTATTGAAAGATGCTGCTTCTACTTCTATCTATGGGGCCCGCGCCGCTTTTGGCGTTATCCTCATTAAAACAAAATCGGGCAAACGCAACCAGAAGACATCCGTTGTATACTCCAACAACTTCTCCTGGAATAAGCCCACTACCCTGCCCGACTTTTCAGATCCTGTACCGGAGCTCACAGCCCTGAATGAAGCATCCCAACGCTCCAACATTACCAATCCGGAAATATTTGGTATGAAACTGACTACGCTGCGGGATGGCATCAGGAACTGGCAACAGAAATATGCCAACAACCGGAAAGGCAATGAAATGGTGGATGGAGAAGACTTTGAATTCAACACCGCCGAAAACCGCATGTACTTCTATCGTGTATGGGATGCAAAAGGCATCATGTTAAAAGATTACACACACGAACAACAACAAAACATACGTATACAAGGCGGTAGCGAAAAAATAGGTTACTACATGTCGTTTGGTTATGCGCATGAAGATGGTATCCTGAAAATGAATGCCGACGACCTGAAGAAATACAACATCACGGCCTCTGTCAGTGCAGCCGTTACCCCCTGGATGGATGCAGATGTAAAAATGCTCTACCGCAACTTTAAATACGAAGCGCCTTTCCAGTACCAGGATTACTGGTATTACTTCTGGCGCTGGGGTGCCTACTTTCCCTATGGCACCTACAACGGCAACTACTTCCGCCATACCCCTGCTTATCTGGCCCAGGCCAATACCAATGAAGCAATTGACAACTACAACCGGATTGACCTTGGTACAACCTTCAAGATTACTAAAAACCTGAACATTCGTGCCGATTACACCATTGGCCGTGATAATGTAACGCGCCATGAAGCCGGCGGCCCGGTGATGGCCTACGATTTCTGGGCTGCCGGGTATCCTAAACTGGCCAATATAGCTACCGTATCACAGGACAGAACATCTTATGGCAGCGGCAGATACCTGGTGAATACACTGAATGCCTATGCTACCTATAACAATACCTTCTTTGATGATCATTCCATAAAACTTACCGCCGGGGCAAACATGGAAGATAACGAGTCACTCAACTTCACGGCTGAGCGCAGGGCATTGCTCGATCCCGAAAAAGATGAATTGGGACTCGCTACCAGTGATCAGTTTGCAACAGGCAACCACCGCAAGAATTCCTATGCTGGTTATTTTGGCCGCATCAACTACGACTACCTCGGTAAATACCTGCTGGAACTGAATGGACGTTATGATGGTTCTTCCTCTTTTTCTCCGGAGGATCGCTGGGCCTGGTTCTCTTCTGTTTCGGCCGGATACCGCATCACAGAGGAAAAATTTATGGAGTCGCTCAAGCCACTCCTTTCCGACATGAAATTACGGGTGTCTTATGGGTCAGTCGGAAACCAGGATGTAGGAGACAACTTTTACCTGGAAACAATGAGCAATACCTTAGCGAGCTGGATCCTGCCCGGCACCACCTCCCGTGTTACAACCATCAATGCGCCCAGGCCGGTGGCTCAATCGCTTACCTGGGAAAAAGTAACGACACTTGACCTCGGTACCGACATTCGCCTGTTGGATAACAAAATAGGCGTAACCTTCGATTGGTACCAGCGTACTACTTCAGGTATGCTCATCAATCCGGCCATACCTGCCACCTTTGGCTCTGCTGCGCCCAAGATCAACTCCGGTGAGATGCGTAACCGCGGTTGGGAGCTGAGCATTGACGGAAATTACAACGTAACAAAAGACCTGAACCTCTATGGCATAATTACCCTGGCCGATAACAAAGCGGTGATCACCAAATGGAATAACCCATCCAAACTCATCAACCAGCACTACGAAGGGAAAGTATGGGGCGAAATATGGGGTTTTGAAACAGATGGTTACTTCCAGTCAGCCGATGACGTGACCAAGTCACCCAGCCAAACAGCCATCGCAGGAGACAAATTTGTTTACGGTCCCGGCGATATCAAATACAAAGACCTCAATGGCGACAAGCTGATCAATGGTGGTAAAGCCAGCGCACTGGACCCCGGCGATATGAAAGTAATTGGCAACAGCCAGCCCCGCTACCAGTACAGCGCCAGGATTGGTGGCAATTACAAAGGATTTGACCTTGACATCTACATCCAGGGAGTGGGCAAACGTGACTACTGGGGAATAGGCAACATCGCTATACCCATGTACCAGGGAGCCGATATCCTGTATGCCCACCAACTGGACTATTGGACACCCGACAATACAGATGCCCGTTACCCACGTCCCTTTATTGGCAATGCCAGTGGTAAGATCAGTGGTTTATCCAATGGTGGCAACAACTTTTATCCGCAAACCAAATACCTGCAGAACCTGGCCTATTGCCGGTTGAAAAATGTCACACTGGGTTATACATTGCCCGCCGCATTGGTGACAAAATATAAAATTCAAAAACTACGCATATACATGAGTGGTCAAAACCTGGCAGAGATCTCCAATGTGGGCCTTCCCCTCGATCCGGAAATTACAGATGGTGGCGACTTTAACTTCCTGGGCAGGACCTTCCCTTTCGAGCGGAACTTCTCCTTTGGTTTACAGTTAACCTTCTAACCGAATTGTGTAGTATTAAAATCAAAATCATGAAACTTATACATAAATTGCTCACCCTGTCGGCTGCGGCGCTCTCGCTCACCGGATGTTCCAAATACCTGGAAACCGAAGTACCGGACCAGTTTACCGACGACATTTATTGGACCAGCGAAAACAATGTAAGGACCTATAGCTGGGAGTTCTATAACCTGTTCACCGGGTTTGGTACGGGTACAACTGCCGACTTCTATTTCTCTACCTTTTCCGACGACCAGGCTGCTACAGGATTAAATACCTATCCTACAGTAGCGGCTCCCAGCAATAGTACCTGGGATTGGGGCTATATCCGTAAGGCCAACATCATGCTCAACCGGATAAACATAGTACCCATGAGCGATGACGCGAAGAACCACTGGAGAGGTATCGCCCGTTTCTTCCGGGCTTTTGATTACTTTAATAAAGTGAGAACCTTTGGAGATGTACCCTGGATCGGTACTCCCTTAGTGATCACTGATACGGCGGTGATCTACAAGCCCCGCGACCCGCGGAAACTGATCATGGACAGTGTGCTGGCCGACATCAACTTTGCCATCGATAACTTAAAGACTGATGGCAGCAATACAGTGAACAAGAATGTGGCGCTGGCTTTTAAATCAAGGGTATGCCTTTTCGAGGGCACTTACCGTAAATACCACACGGAATTAGGGCTGACCGATGCTGCCACATGGCTGCAGGACGCTAAAGATGCTGCTGAAAAAGTGATGGCCGCCTCCTATAAATTAGGAGATTACAAAGAACTGTACAGCTCGCTGGACCTCTCAAAGAATACGGAAGTACTTCTTTACAAGATCTATGTGCCCGGTGCTTTGACACATTCTGTGATTGGTTATACCAATAGCAGTACCCAGATGCATGGTCTTACCAAATCGGCAGTGGAATCATACGTAGCAACGGATGGTTTACCCATCGGCCTGTCGCCCTTATACCAGGGAGATGCCGATATCAAAAAAGTACGTGCCGACCGCGATAAACGACTGCTGGCAACCATTGATACATTCCTGTGTTACAATGGTACATTGGTAGGTGGCCTTAGCTCCAGCTCTGGTTACCGTCCTGCCAAATTCCTGAACCCTGCCGCTACCCAACTGGCGCCCAACAATGAAACAGATGCGCCCATCTTCTACCTCAGCGAAGTGTTGCTCAACTATGCTGAAGCAGTGGCAGAATTAGATCAGATGGGACAATACACACTCAGCCAGGGTGACCTCGATAAATCAGTCAACCTCTTACGCGCCCGTGCCGGCGTAGTCAAACTGGAGGCACCCGGTGGTCAAACTGTAGCGGTGAACGGGACTGTTTTCGTAGACCCTAAAAAAGAGGCAGATGTAACACCCCTCATCTGGGAGGTCCGCCGTGAAAGACGTGTCGAACTGATGATGGACGGATTCCGTTACCAGGATCTCATGCGCTGGAAAAAAGGAGAATACCTGGACAATGCAAAGAACCCTGATATCTTCCTGGGCGCCAAAGTACCCGATAACGGTAAAGTATTGCGCAATGCTGCCGGCTATATCATGACCTATACCGCAGCCACCAAAAGAACATTCATTAATCCCAAACATTACTTAACCGCCGTACCAACCGGTCAGATCGCTTTATACCCTGCCGGTATGCTTACCCAGAATTCGGGCTGGGAGCAATAATTTCTTCATTCAACCAGGTCAGATGAGAGAAGAAGAGGATGTCGAATAAGGCATCCTCTTTTTATTATTAGCTGCTACAATCCAACAATAAAACTGCTGCCCTTTCCGGCTTCGCTTTCTATTGACAAGGTTCATTCCCCGCAGAGTCTCCGGCTTCACTCATACATAATAAACCTTGTACTCCTGATTTTTACACTAAATTCGTTTAGACGCAATATCCATTGCCGGGACTCTGCGGCTCCTGAAGACATAAAACCGAATATCCATATGACTGTACGAAGAACCATCACTGAATCGGACGGTATCTATTTCATTATCCGGCCGCATATCTGCACAGTTCTGCAAAGTATTATCTGACCGGCAGCCAGGGCATATTCCCGGTGACAAATTATATGGAAATACAGGATATTGATCTGACTAAACACTGAGCCGCAGAGTCCTCCTCAACCCACAGAGCCATAGCGGAGAGACTCTGCGGGGAAATAAAAATAATTTCCATATCTTCCTATATCGTTTAAAAACAACCGATATGGAAATTTTAGTAACTATCCTGATTGGCGCCATTGCCGGATGGCTTGGCAGCAAGATTTTCTCAGGCAGCGGCTTAGGCCTTCTTGGCAATATTGTAGTAGGTATATTGGGAGGGATTGTAGGTTACTGGCTGTTAGGAAAACTGGGCATTAGCCTGGGGTCAGGATGGATTGGCGCTATACTCACCGGCGCCGTTGGGGCCATTGTGATATTGGCGCTAATAAACCTTGTATTTAAAAAATAATAACAGGACACCAGCTCCCTAAATCCGTCTTCAATGGGAAGGCAAGGTAGGAGGTATGGTCTGGGAATGGTCTAAGAGTGCTCTGGGAATGGTACAGAACTCCTGGTGCAATAGTACTATCTTAGAGCTATCCCAGAGCTACCTTAGTGCTATCTCAGAGCAGTTCCTGACCGTTACCCTACGGTTAGGCACCCAGTAATCATTACCTATTCACTCCACGGATGCGCCCTAATCGTTTCATTATATCGTCGCCGGTATTCCTTTTCCCGTTCACGCCAGTCAAGTAAATGGCGCGACAGTTTCTTTACCGGTTTTGCTTCCAGCAGATCCTGTAGTGTACTCCTAATGCGCC includes:
- a CDS encoding OstA-like protein — translated: MLRVIGLLVLLAFVCSGITAQVTPVTPTPAQDTGSKRMVEIIHADVIRTEIKDSVTELKTLAGKVHLVQGKTHFFCDSAIINSYTKIVEAFGHIHINDADSVHTYSDYLIYYSNTKMATLKKNAKLTDGKTTLLTDELHYDVNQKIGEYFNGGRVLNNKSVLTSKEATYYGELKDVYFKKDVVLTDPQYLLKSDSLLYNTTTEIATFITQTYIEDSAKRKITTKEGYYDLKKGSATLGKRPIIEDTKARTKTIADIVETDDSTGITTLIGRAVHIDSAQGVSLLANFIRTNKKEETLFATQHPLMIIKQDNDSIYVTADTLFSGRLSKLKALQDSLASKDSLAGKDTLLTRSQTDTIRRAVTINIQDKNKNDSADRYFQGYHHVRIYSDSLQAVADSMFYSGADSIFKLFTDPVAWANDSQITGDTMYLYTKNKKPERLFVFENGFAINKAGKDMFNQLRGNRLNGYFVDGNIDYMRAKGNAESVFYAMDEDSALVGINKASGDIIDLRFVNKELNKVVIISDPKGTMFPAKQATEQDKVLRSFKWLEARRPKTKFELFGN
- a CDS encoding DeoR/GlpR family DNA-binding transcription regulator yields the protein MLKKERQAYILRQVNLHNKVLSSTLSSEIHVSEDTIRRDLHELAEDGRIIKVHGGALSHSFHDVYNPSGHIYLHDHKKVIAEKAAALIEDGMYVLTSGGSTILELARVLPPQLRATFVSGSLPAIVEYLHHPNIEVIVIGDKISRNGRITVGGDAISKIGHIRADLCFLGVDAIHVQHGVTDSDWDVVQLKKAMIESSQKVVCLSIAEKTNAVKPVHVCPVGSIHTLITELPPGDPLLQPYVNAGIEVL
- a CDS encoding SusC/RagA family TonB-linked outer membrane protein, yielding MRSTKLLMLLVLLCLTGFAYGQTITGEIIDKSSRSPISAATITGSKSKKSAVTDANGKFTIELSGDKSIEVSHVGYTTQTVGITTASNYNIELEASNSSLDQVVVVAYGSQKKANLTGAVTTVDVSKTMQSRPVNDPAKALQGVVPGLTITYSNGGLTAGPGINIRGIGSVSGSSKPLIMVDNVETPDLSIINPNDIESVSVLKDAASTSIYGARAAFGVILIKTKSGKRNQKTSVVYSNNFSWNKPTTLPDFSDPVPELTALNEASQRSNITNPEIFGMKLTTLRDGIRNWQQKYANNRKGNEMVDGEDFEFNTAENRMYFYRVWDAKGIMLKDYTHEQQQNIRIQGGSEKIGYYMSFGYAHEDGILKMNADDLKKYNITASVSAAVTPWMDADVKMLYRNFKYEAPFQYQDYWYYFWRWGAYFPYGTYNGNYFRHTPAYLAQANTNEAIDNYNRIDLGTTFKITKNLNIRADYTIGRDNVTRHEAGGPVMAYDFWAAGYPKLANIATVSQDRTSYGSGRYLVNTLNAYATYNNTFFDDHSIKLTAGANMEDNESLNFTAERRALLDPEKDELGLATSDQFATGNHRKNSYAGYFGRINYDYLGKYLLELNGRYDGSSSFSPEDRWAWFSSVSAGYRITEEKFMESLKPLLSDMKLRVSYGSVGNQDVGDNFYLETMSNTLASWILPGTTSRVTTINAPRPVAQSLTWEKVTTLDLGTDIRLLDNKIGVTFDWYQRTTSGMLINPAIPATFGSAAPKINSGEMRNRGWELSIDGNYNVTKDLNLYGIITLADNKAVITKWNNPSKLINQHYEGKVWGEIWGFETDGYFQSADDVTKSPSQTAIAGDKFVYGPGDIKYKDLNGDKLINGGKASALDPGDMKVIGNSQPRYQYSARIGGNYKGFDLDIYIQGVGKRDYWGIGNIAIPMYQGADILYAHQLDYWTPDNTDARYPRPFIGNASGKISGLSNGGNNFYPQTKYLQNLAYCRLKNVTLGYTLPAALVTKYKIQKLRIYMSGQNLAEISNVGLPLDPEITDGGDFNFLGRTFPFERNFSFGLQLTF
- a CDS encoding RagB/SusD family nutrient uptake outer membrane protein gives rise to the protein MKLIHKLLTLSAAALSLTGCSKYLETEVPDQFTDDIYWTSENNVRTYSWEFYNLFTGFGTGTTADFYFSTFSDDQAATGLNTYPTVAAPSNSTWDWGYIRKANIMLNRINIVPMSDDAKNHWRGIARFFRAFDYFNKVRTFGDVPWIGTPLVITDTAVIYKPRDPRKLIMDSVLADINFAIDNLKTDGSNTVNKNVALAFKSRVCLFEGTYRKYHTELGLTDAATWLQDAKDAAEKVMAASYKLGDYKELYSSLDLSKNTEVLLYKIYVPGALTHSVIGYTNSSTQMHGLTKSAVESYVATDGLPIGLSPLYQGDADIKKVRADRDKRLLATIDTFLCYNGTLVGGLSSSSGYRPAKFLNPAATQLAPNNETDAPIFYLSEVLLNYAEAVAELDQMGQYTLSQGDLDKSVNLLRARAGVVKLEAPGGQTVAVNGTVFVDPKKEADVTPLIWEVRRERRVELMMDGFRYQDLMRWKKGEYLDNAKNPDIFLGAKVPDNGKVLRNAAGYIMTYTAATKRTFINPKHYLTAVPTGQIALYPAGMLTQNSGWEQ
- a CDS encoding GlsB/YeaQ/YmgE family stress response membrane protein — encoded protein: MEILVTILIGAIAGWLGSKIFSGSGLGLLGNIVVGILGGIVGYWLLGKLGISLGSGWIGAILTGAVGAIVILALINLVFKK